In Equus quagga isolate Etosha38 unplaced genomic scaffold, UCLA_HA_Equagga_1.0 73436_RagTag, whole genome shotgun sequence, the genomic window gctccaacacttgttatttcttatccttttagttacagccattctgacgggtgtttcattgttgttttgattttcatttccctgatagtgacatagaacacattttcatgtgcctgttggccatttatatcttattttgaacaatgtctgtttagatcatttgccaatttttaattgggttgttttgttgttggtgttgagttgtatgaattcttcataaattttgaaaattaactccttatcagatatgatcTGCAAAAAcgttctcccaattgttaggctatcttttcattttgttgatggtttcctttgccacacactagcttgatgtagtcccatttgttaatttttttcttttgtttcccttgctggggcaggcatggtattcaaaaagatactactaagactgatgtcaaagagtgtactgcctatattttcttgcaGAAGggttatagtttcaggtcttatattcaagtctttaatccattttgagttgattttggggtatggtgtaagataatggtctactttcactctttttcatggGGCTGTCTAGTTTTACCAAACATGTAAAACACATTGCCGTTCTCAGAATTAATAATTGTGTCGGTAAAAGTGCAAAAGTTTAAACGACACTTACTATggttgcaaaggaaaaaaaaaacaggaaaaattatgTAACATATTCATATACCTTGGAGAACTAGGGTGATATGTTCAAGGACAGTGGAAAGTGAGCCTCAAGTTCACACTTGACCAATAAGAGACGACAGAATTTACAGTCTTTCAAAGGACAACGGAGGGAGAAACCTCATTCAGCAAGGTAGGACTGTTCTCCCATTTCTTAAGGTTTGGGGTAAAACTGAAGGCATCTTACTGTGCCCTCCTCCTTCAAGTACATAACAGAGGTCCTAGCTTAATGgtcattttccagaaaatatttgtagaatggaAACCAGATGCCTATCAGCCTCATTCCCTTCATCTCTCCAACATCATAATACAACTACGGCAAGTCTCTTGAAGACGGAAGAAGCAACGTTCGCAGGCAAGGACTGGTAGGGCATGAAAACAGAAGCAACGGGAATGAATGAAAGGCCAAAAAACAGAAGTGGAGAGAATGTAACAGGGAAGAAGTTTATAAACAAATGTCTGTGGGAGGGAAGAGTAGACATCTGGGAGAAAGGTGAGCCAATGGATGTCATGTAGGTGAAATAGCAGGGAACACTAAAGACCAAGACAGCAGCCNNNNNNNNNNACTAAAGACCAAGACAGCAGCCGCTTAAATTGTCATGGGTGTAAAGGGCTGTCAGAGGAGTCTTACCCAATTCTTTCagttctgtaaaataaaatggaaagattaaTGTAAATATCATGGGaaataaacatgaagaaaattcaaatgccctaataattttaaatgtaaaatcaaaTCTAACAGGTTGcagcacacattcacacacacacacacacacacacacacacacacacagactcactgACTTACACACATCCATCAACAGTGGCTGAAAGCCCACTTATGTCCagagaatattttatgaaaaatgaaattagggGAAACAATGAATTTACtgcaagagaaaatattttagaaatattagctGTGGTGGCTAACTCATAAAAACTATTCCTGATCCCTTTTGGCACTATTTAGTTAAGTTGTTATTGTTCCTTTTGTTAGTTTTGGTAGGTTCTGGACTGCTACTATTAATAGTCATTTCTTGTTATTGTGGTAACTATGTTGTATAAAGTAGCCACAAACACTTGATTTACAGAATATTGAACCAGTACCTGTAGAGAAAATGCAGAGTTAGTTTCCTGTGAGCCTCGATTCACATTTCCCTCCATCACTTAATACATAACTTTGTTTTATGTGAGTTTTATTGTAACACATGCCTAAACGAAACTCATCTTGATTAAACTGCATTGAAGGAAGGGAAATGAAGTATTTAGTGGCAGGAGAAAGGGTTCTAAATCAAATGATCTGAGCCTTGTATAAAATGTACACATTACAcatcagaaagttaaaaataccaAAACTCCACAGGTATAATCTTAATAAAATTCACTTGACGGAAAGGATTTGTCTATATTGATTGCAGTGATAAGACAAATGAAACAAGGAAATTGAATACCAAATGATGACAGCAAACTTCAGTTAGaaagataagaaagcaaaatgaaaaatatgtgcgTGCTGGAGTTGAGGAATATGATCATTGAGAGCTGAAGACTAAAGTACAAGAAACAGACAGAGCTATGACTAGGTGCACAGTGAAATACGTTAACTGGCCTTGCCTTTTTCCTGTCACTTTTATacgaaaaataaaaggaataaagaaccAGCTCATTAAAAATGAGTGCACAATGTCAGGAAGGAGGGGGACAAAACTTTGAAACCCTCTCATAATTTACTCTGTGGTTCAAACTGACTCATATTTCTGAGAATTGGAACCACATGGTTCCAAGGACATTTCATCAATCAGAGGCGATTTGTTTTATATTCTCCCATCTCTTAGTGCAAAAGGAATTAAGATAGGAAATGATACAATGAGAGGAAGTAGAAAATCTACTGGGATAAACACTAACAAGATATTGTCCTTCACTGGGCCTTCTTTTTTCAGAACAAAATGCAAATAAGCAGGCATGCATGAGACAGGTACTTAAAAAGTGATGAGGAAGTATACAGTAAAACACCCATCTGTCCATAACTGCATCTGTACCTGTAGTCATATGAAGCCTGCTCTGTACATTAAGGAGACATATTCTAAATTCCATTccctctgaaaacaaaaatataacttaaaaatatcatTAGGAAAAGAAGTATATCAAACCTTCAATGATTATATTAgtgtttaacaaaaaaaaatattctaggaATATCCTAGgacaataacataaaaaaagtagtgtaaaactcactggtaatggCAAATATATAGTCAGTTAGACTCTGTAATATGGTAATAGTGGTGCATAATTCACTTACAACTctaatttcaaagttaaaaatataagcaTAGTAAAAATAACCATAAGTACAATAATCTGTTATTAGTTACacaatgtaaaatatatgtaaattgtaaCAGCAATAACCTAAAATATGAGGgggagaagaagtaaaagtgtaacATTTAGGAATTCTATTGAAGTTAAATTGTTGTCAGCTTAAAGTAGGTGTCAcagttttaagatattttatgtaagcctcatggtaaccacaagggaAAAACCTATAGCAGTTACAcaaaaatgataaagaagtcaaagcatactgataaaaaaaagacatcaaaacacacaaaaaagcacgataaaaaacaaagaacaacgGATCTAAAAAACAACTGgagtacaattaaaaaaatgacaatagtTAAGTTCtcacctatcaataattattttaaatgtaaatggattaaattttccaGCCAAAACACAGaatagctgaatggataaaacaacAAGATCCAATGATATGCTGCCTACCCTACCTGAGCGTTTCTTCCagttcacaaatgcaaatatgcCAGCTACCACAGCTATCACTGCGAACACAGCTGCCACAGCGGCCACAGCTACCACAGCTGCCACAGGTACACAAATTTTAGGGAGAACCGAATCAGCAACGATGGGCATGGCGGCCTGAGGCAGCggctctgggaagggaagggaagggaagggaagttgagggccctgacccccaggcctcagccctgaCGCTGTTGAAGGTCTCCAGAAGAGCTCCTGATTTCCCTAAGAGGCTCTGAGCCCACGGCTCCCTCCTTACCCCATCGCAGGGTGAGGGGCTCAGGCAGCCCCTCGTGCTGCACATGGCACGtgtatctctgctcctctccagaaggcaccaccacagccacccacttctggaaGGTCCCGTCCCCTGCAGGCCTGGTCTCCACAAGCTCCGTGTCCTGGGTCAGGTCCTCTCCATCACGCTGCCAGGTCAGGGTGATCTCCGCAGGGtggaagcccagggcccagcacctcaGGGTGACCTCATGGTCAGAGATGGGGTGGTGGGTCACATGTGTCTTTAGGGGTTCTGAGAGGACGGGTCAGAAATTTGAACTGGAGTCAGACATCAAACACATTGGTTGTGGGGCAGAGAACAAGGCTTGAGAGAGAaagccttcccctccccccccccccccccccccgccccgccccgccccgccctgccctgcccccagtgcTTTCCAAAGCCACTGCCAGAGGCAAAGGGAACCCATCATCAGTTATTTCAGAGATAGCTTTCCTCTCCATCCGCGGAGAGACTGCATCCCTTAACTGCCCAGAGAGAAGGGTGGGCACTCTAGGCGAGTAACTCTCTGGTACCAGATCTGAAAACCCAGGCCGACTCAGTCTCCCTGCCCACAGGTTCCACCTCTCCTTGTAGAAGGTCCTCAGCCCCACGCGAGATCAGGGAGGCCCCGCGGTCTGGCGTACCCGCGCGCTGCAGCGTCTCCTTCCCGTTCTCCAGGTATCTGAGGAGCCACTCCACGCACGTGCCCTCCAGGTAGTTCCTGAAGTCCTCCGCCACACCGGCCGCCTCCCACTTGCGCCGGGTGATCTGAGCCGCCGTGTCCGCCGCGGTCCAGGAGCGCAGGTCCTCGTTCAGGGCGAGGTAATCGGCGCCGTCGTAGGCGAACTGACTGTACCCGCGGAGGAGGCGCCCGTCCGGCCCCACGTCGCAGCCATACATGTGCCGGATGCTGTGAGACCCTGACCCCGTCCCGAGGTCAGCCTTGGCCACGCCCCGTGACCAGACTCGCCACCGACCCGACCACTAGGCAGTGATTAAGCCTAAACTGAATATGAAACCTGGTAAAAGTCACCGCGGGCTCCACCCTGGTGGAGGGACGGGGCGGGGCGGGTCCCGCAGCCTCGGGGTGAATCTCAGACCCAGAGACTCGGGGAGACCCCGGCCCGTCCGTGGGGATGGGGGGTCGCGGCCTGGACCTGGGCCCGCGTCGCTCACCGGCCTCGCTTTGGTTGTAGTAGCCGCGCAGGGTGTTCAGGTTCACTCGGAAATTCTCTGCGGCTTCCTGGGCGATCTGTGTCTGCTCTTCCCAATACTCAGGCCCTTCCTGCTCCACCCATGGCGCCCGCGGCTGCATCCTCGGACTCTCGGCGTCGCTGTCGAACCGCACGAACTGCGTGTCGTCCACGTAGCCGACGGCGATGAAGCGGGGCTCCCCGCGGCCGGGCCGGGACACGGCGGTGTAGAAATACCTCAGGCagtgggagcctgggggcggggaggggctgagacCTGGCTGACCCTCCTCTCGGAGAGGGTACCCGGGGCCCGGGAGGGGAGGGCAAGGGGGGTCGAAGACGGAAAAGAGGCAGTGGGACAGAAAAGGGCCTGGATTTAGGCATGGGATGAGGAGGGGGCTGGATAAGGGAGGGGTCAGGATGAGGTGGAGCCGAAGTTGGGGGAGAGTCTGGGCAGGTGTCCTCAAAGACGCGCCTTCCCCGGGGGTCCTCCGCCCCTGCCGAGTCCCCTCGCTCCGTTCCCCGCAGAGGCCGTTTCCTCCCGACTCCGCACTCACCCGCCCAGGTCTCGGTCAGAGTCCCCGcgagcagcaggaggaaggtcGGCAGCTCCGTAGCCCGCATCCTCCGTGTTTGGGGAAAATCTGAGTCCCCGCTGGTCAGTGTGGAGTTTATAACCAGGAACCGCAGTGACACTGATTGGCTTCTCTGGAAACTGGACACGCAATGGGAGTGAGAACTGGGTCGTCTTCAAGAGAATCCAGGCAGGAGAACCTGACGCAGGTTGTGATAGAGAGAAGTGAAACTTAGGGAGATGGGAACTCCCCAACACTGAGCTTACCCTCGCCAGACGCTGCCCTTGGGGCCTGACACCCTGATTGCCACACCCGGGGACCTGGGACTCtgccctgacccctctcctcctgcaccgAGAGCTCTTTGTCACACCGTCTCCCTGagtcctggcccagggcctgtcTGAGGAAACCAGGGAGAgacccccaggctgggctcagccccttttcctcctcttactGGAATCCATCTCCCTGAAATGGACTCGCTGCCTCCCACCCCTGACCTCTCCCCTGGACTCTTCTAGAGGAAAACTCAGCCCCAGAGGACTTGACGCCAGAGAGTGAGCTCGCCCTGGGAATGGAGGGGGAGGGACAACAATTTTCTTCTTAAACCTGGAAGAGTTGTGCCTGAAAACACCAGACAGAGGTTCTCATGGAGACCagcttcctttttgtttaacTACAGTGGGCAACACAATCTTGAAAACCCTGAACATCAGGAATCTAATCTGTAAAAGAAGTGATTTTGGCCCCTTCCTACAGAAATGTGTCTACACAGCGCTGCAGTCAGACTCACAAAGCCCCTAAGTTTTACTTTCCCAGACAGTATAGCTGTGACTCCAGgttgttaatattttgaaatgccCTTCATTCCATAGCCCTGAGTGTCTCCATGTGAGTCCTGACATGTCCTCAGTACGATGAAGCACATGGAAGCACAGTTTGTTACTGTGTGTTAATCTCCTCAAAGTTGCAAGTGTTCAATGCAGTCAAAATGCCCTTCACCAATGCTCATGCATGcctgtttttatgaattttattcaCATCAAGTGGTGTACATATTTTATTGGGCACTTAGTTTTTAAACCGATTAACATAAGGAGCTAATTAGTTTTTGGGAAGCCCCACAGATTGAATGAAATACCAAATGCAAAGAATACCCTGCTGGGCTCTGTAGATATGTTTATTAAAGATCTATAAAACAATATGTTTAAATCTGAGGATTCCACTGCTTTAGAgttctttccctctgcttcttttcctcacccctgctcctccagcccttctctctgtcctctcaccCCTCTTCTTCACTTAATCTCCACCACCCTCTCAGACCTGAATTGTGGCACCAGCACCAACCCCTTGCCTGCCACGCAAGGACTGTTCTCCCCACAGGGGTCAGTAATGCTGCTAATTGAGTCAGGATGTGTCATTTCTTCACTAAAACACTCCAATGGCTCTGTCTCACTCTTGGGAAGCCTCTAGAATGTAAGACAAATGAGCACAGGGGCTTTGGGCTATTTAGGTCAAAGCTGTATGCCCGTCATATGAAGTtgttcctggtacatagtaggcattaaattaattgttgaatgaatgagtgaaatatgattgtattaaaatttaattgcattatataaaaatcataaagtgaaaaatacaaaaaagttaggaaagattttattttgtgcaACTAGCATACATATCCGTTCATAAATTCATCCCCgtagaaaaaaatactatgtGCTTATCTGTTGCCCAGTGAGTCTGTATATTAGTTTTTTAtgactgcataacaaattatcacaacttagtggctcaaaacaacacccatttatttgCTTGTAGTTCCTTAGTCAGAAATCCAGGCATGGTGTGGTTGAGTACTCTGTTCAGGGTTTCACAAAGCTGGGTTCTCATCTTGAGCTCAGGATCCTCCTCTAAGCTTGTACAGAGATTGttagcagaattcagtttcttccAGTTGTgagactgaggtccctgttttcttgACAACTGTTGACAAGGAGCCTCAGGGAGGGCTGCTTTCAACACTTAGTGGCCACCAGCATTCTTTGCCATGTAGCTTCTGCACTTTCAAAGCCCACAATGGAGAAAATCCCTCACATTGAATCCCTCTCACTCTTTGAATCTCTTTCTTTAGGAAGAACCCCTATTATGGGTTTACTTGCTTTAGACAGTCCAACTCAAGATAATCCCCGTgtcttaaagtcaactgatttgaGACCTTAGAtccatctgcaaaatcccttcacagcaacatctataTTGGTGTTTGATTGAATCACTGGGAGGAAGGTAAATAACTAGCAGGTGGTGGTTGTGGACCGTCATGGAATCAGCCTGGCATGGTCTGGTTCTTCTTTTTGAGTTTAATTGAGTCACAATTGGAAATTAAAGTTCAAGTAAATAGATTGCTgtgaatgataataaaatatatcctATTAGCCatggaaatttttcttaaatctaagAACCAAATCacatgtttaatattttacaattaatttaGAGCAAATGAAAGTTAAAGTAGAATAATTCTTCTCTCTGGACACTGTATTAATTATGTACCACAGCATAACACATTACCCCAAACTTAGCAGCTCAAAGAACACACGTGTATTATCTCCCAGAGTTTCCCAGGTTCAGGAAACCGGGAGAGGTTTACCTGTGCACTTCTGGCTCATGGCCTCTCTCAAGATTGCAGTCAAGTTGTCATCCAGGGCTGTATCATCTGAGGGCTTGACTGAGGCTGGAGGTTTCAGAAGAAACATGGCTCACTCATATGGCTGTTGGAAGGGGCCTCATTTCCTTCCTGGGTGGTCCCAGGAGGCCTGAGTTCCTAGCCATGTGGACTTTTCCATAACATGGATAATGACTAGGTAGCCAACTTCTCCCAAAGCAAGtgattaaagagagaaagagcaaccATGATGGAAGTTGCAATGTGTTTTAGGTCCTAGACCCAGAGTCACACACCATTCCATCAGCCTTACTCTGTCAGTTAGCAGTGAGTCATTAATTACAGTACCATTAAGTACCACACTCAAGAGGAGGAAATTAACCTCCACCTCTAGAAGGAAGAGTATTTCCATAGATGTTAAAACAAAAGTTAATTATTTCAGGATTTTGTGAATCAATGCTTCTCTTATCTGATTATTGTTCTttaatgcttttcatttctcttttggaaagtaATGGTTAAAATt contains:
- the LOC124234217 gene encoding class I histocompatibility antigen, Gogo-C*0203 alpha chain-like, whose product is MRATELPTFLLLLAGTLTETWAGSHCLRYFYTAVSRPGRGEPRFIAVGYVDDTQFVRFDSDAESPRMQPRAPWVEQEGPEYWEEQTQIAQEAAENFRVNLNTLRGYYNQSEAGSHSIRHMYGCDVGPDGRLLRGYSQFAYDGADYLALNEDLRSWTAADTAAQITRRKWEAAGVAEDFRNYLEGTCVEWLLRYLENGKETLQRAEPLKTHVTHHPISDHEVTLRCWALGFHPAEITLTWQRDGEDLTQDTELVETRPAGDGTFQKWVAVVVPSGEEQRYTCHVQHEGLPEPLTLRWEPLPQAAMPIVADSVLPKICVPVAAVVAVAAVAAVFAVIAVVAGIFAFVNWKKRS